In Erwinia pyrifoliae DSM 12163, the genomic window AACAATCACCAGTATCATTTCATTTATTGCAATAATGTAGGCTTTAACGCCGGGCGTACGCTCTGACCTTCAAACTTAAACGATTATCAGTTTTGCTAATGTCGTTTTCTTAATGTATGAGGGGTGTTTTTTCTCTCTATATAAGTAAAAGGGTGTTGGTTCAGTTGGTTCAGTTGGTTCAGTTGGTTCAGTTTGTAAAGACGCCTGTTTTTAAAGGGCTTTTAACCCGATTACTGAACCAACACGGCGCTTTTTTTGTTGGTTCAGCGGGGCGTTTTGTTGGTTCACTGCCAGCCATGAGAAAGTTCCTCTTTGTCCGTTGTTGGTTCAAAACAGGCTTTTGTTGGTTCAGTGTTGGTTCAGATTCAGAAATAAAAACCTTATAAAACAACAATCTTTACAAATTGAACCAACTGAACCAACACCTTAACTACGTATGTGAGAAAAAATTATTCCTCTGGCTGGCTCTCCTCGTCCGGTAAATAGTTGAGCACGTAAACCCGGTACTGCCGTCCGTCGATGCGCGGTGACTTCCTCTGATAACCTCTGTCACTGCTGGGCGGGGTGAGCATCCCGGCGCTTTTCAGCACCTCCGCAAACTGTTTCGCGTTAAAGCCTCTCGCTATCTCCCCCTCAAAGGCGGCGGGGAAGGTATAGAAGGTTATCGGGTCGTGCTCATGCCCGCCTTTTGTCCGGTAGCCTGCAAGGTCGCGGATTGGCAGCGCTGCCGGGTCATACGGGAACGGGGCGTAACGGCTCAGGCCGTGGGCGTTAAGAAATGCTTCAGCCTGGGCGATTATCTGCTGGTGCTCCTTGTTCCCGGTGCCGAACTCCCTTACCCATGCGTTATAGCTGTGCTGTACCGCATCCCGGCACGTTTGCGCATCCCATCCGGTGACCACGCCGCCCAGTATCAGCGCGGCTTCCAGAATGGCGAACCGTGCGGCTACCCGGTGTACCTGCTCCCCGTAGTCAGCCGGGATAAGTGAGCGCCAGCGGCTTTCAGCCTCCCTCACGGCGTTAACGGCCTGCTGCTGGTGGTCTGCCAGCCATTTAACCCACGCCCGGCCTGCCGCGCCGTGGTGGCGCATAAAGGCATCTTTCAGCGCGTCAGCGTGCTGTTTGCCGCTCTGGTGCTCGTGGAACTCTGCCGCCTTGCTTAGCGGGATATTCAGCAGGCGCACCAGCTGCCCGGCCTTTATCTTCTGTCCGGTGCTGGCGATAAAGGTTTCCAGGTCCATTTCCCCGGTGCTGATTGCCACGGTGCGCCAGCGCTTTAAATCCCGGTTGCCGCCTTCCTTCGCGCCCTGCAATTTCCCCACGCCGTTAAACAACGCATAAGCGGACTGCGCCACGCTGCGCGGATCGGCTCCCTGTCCGACTTCATCCAGCGGCATCAGCGCGTCATTGTGGGCGGCGGCCTCGTTTGCCAGCCCCAGCGCCGTGCCGTACCACGTCAGGCGCAGCAGGTCAGGATTACCGTACAGGCTGGCGGCGGCGTTTGCCGTGGTGGTCTTGCCCGCGCTCGACTGCTCGTAAAAGTGAAGGCCGAACCCGTCAGCGCCCGCCAGTCCGATTAGCGGGGCCGCCAGCGCCGCGCCGATCCCCGTCATCATTGACCAGTTGCCGCCCGCCAGCCTTGCCACGCTGTCCCGCCATTCTGCCGCCGTTCCCTTGCAGGTGTAGCCCGCTGCGGCTGAACTCCTGCCGTTAAACAGTACGGGCATATCGGGGGAACCGATAATCTCACCGTCCGGCATAATGTACGCGCCACACTGCCAGCCCGTAGCCTGCGCCACGCGCCATAGCTCACGGGAACCGCTGCGCTGTAGCCAGTCGGCAAGGGTGGCCCGCATTGCGGGCTTGGTGGTGATGTTCACCCCTCCGGCCTTCAGGACGCGCCAGCCTTCGCGCTCTCCGATATCGGCAAGGGGGATGGCCTGCGTGGTGCTGGCGCTGGCTCCCGCCGGGAACCATTTGATGATTAAAAACTGGTCTTTGTCGTCGCGTCCGATGCCGATAACCTCCAGCGGGGAACACAGCCACGATTCATTGTTGATAATCTCGCCGCTCTCATTGTCCACCTTCGGGGTTATCCAGAAAACGCCGTCACTGCGGCTTTCAGTGCGCGGCTTGAGCGGGTCTTTATCGCTATCCAACCCTCCCGGTTTCCTTAGCTTAACCTTAGTGTGGCTGGCTGAATCCCGTGCCGTGTTATTGCCGTCCTCTGCGCCGCTCTGCTCGTCCGTCATGCTTTCCCCCTGCGGCTGGTACAGCGAATCGTTAAAAGCGGCTGTAGCGGCCTCCAGTCCGTTTTGCTGGTGGTGGTCATTCCAGTCTGCCTTATGGTCTGTAGGGGGGATTGATACCCATCCCGCCACGGACAGGGCGGCTTTCTCCGCTGCCTCTTTCCCGGTGTTGGAGGCTCCATTTTCGGAGCCTCCTTGCTGGTGGTCGTTATCGGCGGCAATAATGATTTTCGCCTGCGGGTGCTGCTGGCGCATTGCCTCCGCTACGGGCAGCAGGTTGCCCGCATCCACCGCCGCCACCGCCAGCGCGTCAGGGCGTATCAGGTGCGCCGTTAGTGCGGTTGCCAGCCCTTCGGCAATCACTATGCTCTGCGGTGCTTCTGGTGCGTTGACGGCGTGATATGCGCCACGCTTTGCCGAACCCGCCACCAGCTTTTTGACACCAGCGGCGGTAATGGTCTGCGCGGCGGTGACCGTGCCGGACAGGTTTGCCAGCGCCAGTAACAGCCGCCCGTCAGAAAGCATCGGGAAGGTGAAGCCATTCAGTCCTTTTGTTATCAGATATTCGCTTTCGCCCGGCTGCGCCTGCTCTGCCAGCGTCTGATAGTGACGGGAAAAGTTTGCCCGCCGTGCCGCCTCGTCTGCTGCGGCCTGCCGCTGGCGCTCCTGCTCCCGCTGCTGGCGTTCTGTTGCCGCCTGCGCCCGCCTCTGGCTGGCTGCCTCGCTGTCGGTTTCTGCCGCCCGGTAATCAATACCCAGCGCATCAGCCACCAGCCGCGCCGCTTCGGTGGTGTCGCAGTCGTTCACCTTTGCCACAAGGTCAAGCCCGTCACCCGCCCCGCACTGATTGCAGATATGGGAACCGCGCCCGCCATCGTCAAAGCGAAAGCGATCCGTACCGCCGCACGCCGGGCATTCGGAATGCTGCCGGGGTGAGTGGGGAACGGTGATACCCGTCATAGCCAGCACGCCGGGCCAGCGCCCTGCGGCGGCGGCGGTCACTTCGCGGATTAAGTCAATATTTCGCATCATTCCCCCTCAGTGCGCCACGGGTGCGGGCGGTAAGCCTTCATCCTGCAACATGCGGATAAAGCCATCATGCAAATCAGCCAGCAGCTCCCGGCCCATATCGGACAGCCCGCCGCCCTCAAGCATGGCCTGATACATCAGCACGGCATTTCGCTCGCCCTGTTCCCTGCCGTAGCGCTCTATTAATGCGCTCTCAATGTTGTTTGCCATAGCGAAACGCTCAGGGGCGGGGTAGACCGCCATACAGCCGTATTGCCCGCAGTAGATAACGCCGCTGTCCGTGCCTCCCCGTTCGTTTTCCACCTCCACCGCGCCATTTTTACGCAGCTGCTCGCTGATGAAGGTCAGCGCCACACAGTGCCGCCAGACAATAAGCTCCTGCTCTGCCGTGGGCGTGTGGTAGCCCAGCGCCGCGCCGTCAGCCATTGCGCGGAGTATGTCCGGTATATCGCGCACGCCGTCAAAGTCTCCGGCCTCCAGCTTGCGCAGCATATCGGGGTAGTCGATTAGCGCCATATGCTCATACTGTCCGGCCTCGTTGCGACGGGTGATACTGACCCCGTGCCGGGTGGCTTCAGTGCGGTAAACGCCCGTTGCGGTCAGTGTTACGGCCTTGCTCATGCTTTGCCCTCCCGCTTCATGTAATCGACCAACTCGCTATTGGCAGCGTTCATTGCCTCCGGCACGCCTTCCAGCAGGGTAATCAGTGCGCCAACCATGCGCGGTGATAGTGTGCGATTAAATATCCCCATCTCCATCCAGACGGATAACACTCCCTGCGCCTGTTCTACCCGGCAAATAGCGTCACACAACGGCATAGTTTTCATCGGCTGGCCTCCAGTACGCGAATTGCCAGATCATTAATAACGCCGATAAGTTCGCTTTGGGCGTCCCTTTCGGTGTCGTTGTGTGTCAGAAAAAGCGCGGCCTCTGTCAGGATTTTGATTTTTTCCAGTGCGTCCAGCGCATCATTTTTGGCATGGGTATCAGCGCGGATCATTGGGGTATCTCCATTCGGTCAAGCCGCATCTGTGTACGCCCTGCGGCGCTGTAAAGTTCGTGGATAAGCGTCCAGAACCGCGCCCCGGCTTTGGGGTTGGCCTCGCGTAACCGTGCGTCAAGATGGCAATCAAACAGCGCCTTTAGCTCTGCGGCATAGCGGGCGGTCATGGCGGCATCGTGGCGCACATTCTCCAGCCTTTCAGCCGGGGATGGCGCAGTAATGGCGGGTGCGTTACGCATGGCTCACCCCTGTAGTGGCGATGTTCAGCCGCCCGGCAAAAAAGCAGACGTTATCTTTTGCCAGAGTGCGGCGGGCTTCGCGCTCGTTTTCGGCGGCGATATGGTGGATGACGGGTGACAATGCCGGGTTATCACGGCGAACGGCGGCGATAATCCAGACAAAATGGCGGTGCTGGTGGCCTGAATTCAGGCCGAACGACTCCCACCCTTGCGGGTGTGTGGTAATATCCATTACAGCTTCCTCGATAATCAGTCTATCGGCGGTTGTGAGATGCCCTGTTAGTGTTGGCGCACTTCGGGGCATCGTTGTTTTTACAGATTGATATTGCTTTACCCTGTTGTGGTAGTTACCATCTGTATTGCCATTATAATACTGGTAACTACCAATGCAAGACGAAAAAGAGAAAAAAGCGTTTGATCGCAAAGGAAGCACCATGAAGCACATACGCTTTGAGGATTCGCTTTTAGAGCAAATAAACGTTGTTGCCGGGCAAGGTAATTTCAGCTCATGGGTTAAAGACTCCTGCCGCGAAAGACTGCGGAAAGAAGGCATAGAGCCTAAAGCCTGATTATTTCCGGCATCGTGGCAAAGGGTGGCATTCGCAGTGCTGCCCTTTTTTATGGACTCGCAAAACTCAAGGCTTCCCTTGTGCGCAGTGGTCGCAAAATGTCCTAACGTGTCCTTAAATTCGCCTCGCGTACTGGTCACGAAACTCCCTGACGTGCCCGAAAATTCTTCCCGCGCATCATTCAGGCAGAGATTTCCCCCTGTGCGATTGATGGTAGAAAAATATTCCACGGCATTAGGTTTTGTCAGGTTTTCACTTCCGGTGATCGGGCGTGAAATTACGGGTTCTTTCAGGCTCTGAACCATAACATTTACTAACAGGCCAGCCAGTGGGAAGGCTTCTTTCTGGACGGCGGCTTGAGTCACTCGCATGGCGTCACCTCGATAAACTCCGCTTTAAATTTCTCTAGCGGCTGCTGGCACGGGTGCGGGTAGCCGGGGCGCATAAAAACCACGTTCCCGCCGCTCATGCCGCGCAGTGTGACGGTGCGCCCGTGTGAGTCCTTAAACTGGCGCTGTTGGGTGCGGGTGGTCATTAGTGAACCCCCAGTAAATCA contains:
- a CDS encoding TOPRIM and DUF927 domain-containing protein codes for the protein MRNIDLIREVTAAAAGRWPGVLAMTGITVPHSPRQHSECPACGGTDRFRFDDGGRGSHICNQCGAGDGLDLVAKVNDCDTTEAARLVADALGIDYRAAETDSEAASQRRAQAATERQQREQERQRQAAADEAARRANFSRHYQTLAEQAQPGESEYLITKGLNGFTFPMLSDGRLLLALANLSGTVTAAQTITAAGVKKLVAGSAKRGAYHAVNAPEAPQSIVIAEGLATALTAHLIRPDALAVAAVDAGNLLPVAEAMRQQHPQAKIIIAADNDHQQGGSENGASNTGKEAAEKAALSVAGWVSIPPTDHKADWNDHHQQNGLEAATAAFNDSLYQPQGESMTDEQSGAEDGNNTARDSASHTKVKLRKPGGLDSDKDPLKPRTESRSDGVFWITPKVDNESGEIINNESWLCSPLEVIGIGRDDKDQFLIIKWFPAGASASTTQAIPLADIGEREGWRVLKAGGVNITTKPAMRATLADWLQRSGSRELWRVAQATGWQCGAYIMPDGEIIGSPDMPVLFNGRSSAAAGYTCKGTAAEWRDSVARLAGGNWSMMTGIGAALAAPLIGLAGADGFGLHFYEQSSAGKTTTANAAASLYGNPDLLRLTWYGTALGLANEAAAHNDALMPLDEVGQGADPRSVAQSAYALFNGVGKLQGAKEGGNRDLKRWRTVAISTGEMDLETFIASTGQKIKAGQLVRLLNIPLSKAAEFHEHQSGKQHADALKDAFMRHHGAAGRAWVKWLADHQQQAVNAVREAESRWRSLIPADYGEQVHRVAARFAILEAALILGGVVTGWDAQTCRDAVQHSYNAWVREFGTGNKEHQQIIAQAEAFLNAHGLSRYAPFPYDPAALPIRDLAGYRTKGGHEHDPITFYTFPAAFEGEIARGFNAKQFAEVLKSAGMLTPPSSDRGYQRKSPRIDGRQYRVYVLNYLPDEESQPEE
- a CDS encoding DUF4222 domain-containing protein codes for the protein MTTRTQQRQFKDSHGRTVTLRGMSGGNVVFMRPGYPHPCQQPLEKFKAEFIEVTPCE
- a CDS encoding host cell division inhibitor Icd-like protein, with protein sequence MRVTQAAVQKEAFPLAGLLVNVMVQSLKEPVISRPITGSENLTKPNAVEYFSTINRTGGNLCLNDAREEFSGTSGSFVTSTRGEFKDTLGHFATTAHKGSLEFCESIKKGSTANATLCHDAGNNQALGSMPSFRSLSRQESLTHELKLPCPATTFICSKSESSKRMCFMVLPLRSNAFFSFSSCIGSYQYYNGNTDGNYHNRVKQYQSVKTTMPRSAPTLTGHLTTADRLIIEEAVMDITTHPQGWESFGLNSGHQHRHFVWIIAAVRRDNPALSPVIHHIAAENEREARRTLAKDNVCFFAGRLNIATTGVSHA